A segment of the Fibrobacter sp. genome:
CGAAATGATAGGCGGTATCATCGATGAATAAAAAGCGGTCATGCATTCCGTAACTCGGCAGAACCTTCATCGGGCTGTCGGGATACTGCTCGTTATAAGTCGCCAAATCCAACTCCAGAACCTTGCTTTTATCGTAGGTGTAAATGGTTACGGAAACTCCTTTCTCCCGCTTGAGCATCATGGTCAAGGTCTTTTCGGTCACATACCTATCCACGAGAACAATTTTCTTTTTTGCCTGACGAATCAGGTCGCAAACAAACGCGTAGGCTTCAAACTCTTGATTGTTATAGAACAACCCCTTGGACTTGAGTTCGCCACGATCCATCGCCTCGAAAAGAGTGTCGAATTTTTGGTCGTGGTCAAGAAGTTTTTGCTCTTGTACGGACATTTTGTTGTCCTGTTCGATGATTTTTGTTTCCATATTGGACAGACGGTTGACTAGCCCGCCGCCACCCATAAGGGTGTGCCGCAATTGCACAAATGCTCGCATAATGGCGATGTTGACTCTAATTGCAGACTCGCTTTTCAAAACCGAAGAAAGCATTGCAACCCCTTGCTCAGTAAAAACATAGGGCATATACTTGATGTTCGATCCTCGCTTGTTGTTCGTGTTCAAGGTCGCAATTT
Coding sequences within it:
- a CDS encoding ORF6N domain-containing protein — protein: MTKKAEKTEIVATNPLVESGVEKMIQVIRGKQVLLDRDLATLYGVETRRINEQVKRNIERFPEDFCFQLVAEEIKKIRLPVTEKRSRSQIATLNTNNKRGSNIKYMPYVFTEQGVAMLSSVLKSESAIRVNIAIMRAFVQLRHTLMGGGGLVNRLSNMETKIIEQDNKMSVQEQKLLDHDQKFDTLFEAMDRGELKSKGLFYNNQEFEAYAFVCDLIRQAKKKIVLVDRYVTEKTLTMMLKREKGVSVTIYTYDKSKVLELDLATYNEQYPDSPMKVLPSYGMHDRFLFIDDTAYHFGASLKDLGKSTFFFTQEDFTLEEVLKESQKLEQNTLSKEKK